Proteins encoded together in one Pseudoalteromonas xiamenensis window:
- a CDS encoding DegT/DnrJ/EryC1/StrS family aminotransferase, producing MLNTPFSPWPSFTQQEADAVSKVVLSNKVNYWTGTEGREFEKEFAAWTGAEYAIALGNGTLALDLALKVLGVGAGDEVITTPRTFLASASSIVTAGATPKFADVDLNSQAITAESIKAVLTPKTKAVIVVHLAGMPAEMDDIMALSQEHGFYVVEDCAQAHGAKYKGRSVGTIGHVGAWSFCQDKIMTTGGEGGMVTTNDKALWSAMWSYKDHGKSFDAIYNREHPPGFRWLHESFGTNWRMTEMQAVLGRIQLTRMADWTTARQANGKLIDEAASKFDLVRLVDVPEYVEHAEYKHYLFIKPERLAKGWTRDRIVEEINKLGVPCYQGSCSEVYLEKAFDNTGWRPSKRLPNAVELGETALMFLVHPTLTVEEMSKTLEAMATVFKAASAM from the coding sequence ATGTTAAATACACCATTTTCTCCATGGCCTAGTTTTACTCAGCAGGAAGCAGACGCAGTAAGTAAAGTTGTACTTTCTAACAAAGTGAATTACTGGACAGGTACAGAAGGGCGAGAATTTGAAAAAGAATTTGCCGCTTGGACTGGTGCTGAATACGCGATTGCACTTGGTAATGGCACATTAGCGTTAGATCTTGCGCTTAAAGTGTTGGGTGTTGGTGCTGGCGATGAGGTTATTACAACACCTCGTACTTTTTTGGCTTCAGCATCAAGTATTGTAACTGCTGGTGCAACACCAAAGTTTGCTGATGTAGATTTAAATAGCCAAGCGATTACAGCTGAGTCCATCAAAGCGGTTTTAACACCTAAAACCAAAGCAGTTATTGTGGTGCACTTAGCAGGTATGCCTGCTGAAATGGACGACATTATGGCACTCAGCCAAGAGCATGGCTTTTATGTTGTAGAAGACTGTGCACAAGCGCATGGTGCTAAGTATAAAGGCCGCTCTGTTGGGACAATAGGCCATGTTGGTGCGTGGTCATTTTGCCAAGATAAAATTATGACGACAGGTGGTGAAGGTGGAATGGTAACCACTAACGACAAAGCCCTTTGGTCTGCTATGTGGTCTTATAAAGATCATGGTAAGAGTTTTGATGCGATATACAATCGTGAACATCCACCAGGTTTCCGCTGGTTACATGAGAGCTTTGGTACGAATTGGCGCATGACCGAAATGCAGGCCGTTTTAGGTAGAATTCAATTAACTCGTATGGCGGATTGGACTACAGCGCGGCAAGCAAACGGTAAGTTAATTGATGAAGCTGCAAGTAAATTTGATTTAGTCCGTTTAGTTGACGTGCCAGAGTATGTAGAGCATGCCGAATACAAGCATTATCTGTTTATTAAGCCAGAACGTTTAGCTAAAGGTTGGACGAGAGACCGCATCGTAGAAGAAATCAACAAGTTGGGCGTGCCTTGTTACCAGGGGAGTTGCTCTGAGGTGTATTTAGAAAAAGCGTTCGATAATACCGGGTGGCGCCCAAGCAAGCGTTTACCAAATGCAGTTGAATTGGGTGAAACTGCTTTGATGTTTTTGGTGCACCCAACATTAACAGTAGAAGAAATGAGTAAAACATTAGAAGCGATGGCAACTGTGTTTAAAGCAGCGAGCGCGATGTAA